Genomic window (Lycium barbarum isolate Lr01 chromosome 2, ASM1917538v2, whole genome shotgun sequence):
TTCCTNNNNNNNNNNNNNNNNNNNNNNNNNNNNNNNNNNNNNNNNNNNNNNNNNNNNNNNNNNNNNNNNNNNNNNNNNNNNNNNNNNNNNNNNNNNNNNNNNNNNNNNNNNNNNNNNNNNNNNNNNNNNNNNNNNNNNNNNNNNNNNNNNNNNNNNNNNNNNNNNNNNNNNNNNNNNNNNNNNNNNNNNNCATCATCTTGTGCTCTAATTCCCAACATGTTCAAACCAAAATAGCTTGGTTCTGTTTAGACCATTTGAGTAACTGTAGTAGTGATTTCTGAGGTGTCTGCTGACTCATATAACTTATAAAACACTAAGTTGATTCTGCCCTTTTGTCTAAACAAACTTTTGTTGAAGTTTACTGTTGTTACAAATCAGACTGGTTAAGTTCAACAGTGCTTTTGTTTCAATTTTCTTTGCCATCCTATTCAAAGAAATAGGTAGGAATTAGAACATGTTCTAATTGGATTTAGAACAGATGATAGGAATAGACTTGAATCCAACTCCACTAAGAAAGAATGAAGAAAAAGATCTTAACTTGAATTTGGCATGATTACCCCTTTCAACTCTCTAAAGTTTGCATAACTCTTAGTGATAAAGGCTAATATATAACTGGATTTTTTTTCCAGTGATGTTATTATATGATGATTGCATACAGCTTCTATTAAGTATTTGAATTCTGTTCTATTATTCTTTTCTCACTGTTATGCTAGTCGAAGGTCAAAGCTTCAGGTTTGGTTTTGCCTTCTCCAATAGCATACCATGCCGAGGTTCTAGAAACCTTTGGATCTTGCGCGGCATTGGAAACATGGATGGCAGTAGCCCCCATTGTTTCCCTAATATTTTTAGCCTAATGCTTTGTTCTATATGGCCAGTCCTGGAAAGTTAATTTTTTCTTTAAAGACAATGTTGAGTTGATGCACTCCTTTTCATGTGTTGGTTTACCAGCTGTTAGTTGGAGTCGTTTGAAATGGTTTGAGTAAGGGTCTGTTGAGGTTTAGTTGAGTTTCCCTCATGTTTTAATCTTAATAAGGATTCCTATTTTCTTACGAACTTGACCTGTAGCTAATCCTcgcttaaaaaaaaaatgacaaggaGCTGTCCCTGTTTTGTTTTAGTACAGGTTAAACCCGgtagttttttctttattttatcatGTTGTAGCATTAGTTCCAAAATGTGCATTTGCTTAGATATTAGTGTGACTAGCTACTGGTTCCTGCCCTTTTATGTTAAACTTGTTCTCTCTAAAAGATAGTCTAACTACTCGATTTAAAACTTCCCACGAGTATTAGATCAAAATACCTTACTCTCAAGACATGATAAGGTGGAACCATTTAGTTTGACATTTTGTTTCATCTTTGATAAAACTGCTACTTAGGCTAGATAGAGGCTATCTTAAAATGTGTGTAAGACAACTCAAATCGTTCATGTTTGATTGAAATGCTCAGCTTAAGGTCTTTACAAATGGAAATCTGTTTACCATGCATTTGGCATGATATAAGCAACTTCATAACTTCCCCTCCCCTTAGTTAGCTACTGTCAATGTTTGTTACACCATAGAATGACTACATGTCGAATTCAAATCTGGAGTTTGTTCACCATTAGCTGTAGTTTAGTACATTCTTGTTTCCTTGTCTTTACTTCAAATCACTTGTTGTTTTAATATAGAAATATTATGATGCTTCTAGAAAGGATTTTCAAAGTTTGAATGGGTAAGCATGTTTTTATCCGTGATTTGTGGTATGTGACCTCTTTCATTAAGGACGTTGAGGAGAACAGTTTAAATCAGTCCCTAGGTTTCATCTTGAGATTTAAAGAGGTAGTTTTCTGGGAATTTTATTTCTATATTATGAACTATTTTGCCTTGATAATGTTGAACTTGATTCTTTTGTCACGTCAACCTATTTTCCAAATATAAATCAAATTACGGTAATTCTTTAACAAGTGCGGCAATTTTGCGTTCTATGTGTCATTAGTTTGTTAAAGCCCTTTGTTTCGAGATACTCATTCTTTACCCCTCTTTTCCTTTGTATGACTTGGGGATTTTCAAAATCCCAAATGTCCCGGAGTTGCTGTTGAACTTAAGCTGAGATGTCACATTTGGAGCAGATTGTTGCTGCACTTTTGAGCCAAATTATGGCtgcattttgaaaaaaaaaaaaaaaaaacatcttaaGGCAGTTTGAAACCAAACAGTGATTGCATTTAAAGAACAGTTGCTGCATTTGAGATCAAATGTTAGCTTGGTTTTCACCATAGCATTTTGGCCTAATAGTTTCACTATTAGGACATGTGCTGCTACATTTTATGGGCTGCTGTTGTATTTGTGATTCGGCCAATTTGTGATTTTACCAGTGATCCTATTATGCTACAAGTTTGACTGATTGCTGTATGATTGAGGGCTGAAAGAGGTCACATATTCAAGGCAAAGGCTGCTGCCTTTGGTGACGTAACTGCCACATTAAGACACACTTTGTGCTCTATTTTTTTCGTGCGTGAACTACTCCATGTTGCTGTCATTTGTTGTTGTTGCACTTGAATGGTTTAGATGCTGCACTCGAATGTTAGTTTGCATTTGATCTATTAGCTGCTGCTACACTTGAGTTACTGCCTCAGAAAGTTGTTGCTTATCTTCCTGATTGCTATGTGTTGTAGTTGTTACCTGTTGCTGCAATGTATTAGTATTACGCTGCTGATATGTTGTCTAAGATACATATGCTACACTTGATGGAATATATTTGTCGCTAAACAGTGACAGCCGTCTTGAAACAGCAGCCACATAGTGAGCGAAGGTAGCACTTTCGAAATGAGCCGATTGTTATACTTGATAAAAACCACGCTGATTTGAACATGATACTACACTCGGGGCCGATGAAAAGTATCTAACTTGAGGCCACACTTTTAAAAAAGAACAAACTTCCATACTTGACTGAAAGTTTACTTATTTGAACACTTAAAACTAGCATAAAAAGGGAGTGGGACTGTTATATTCAAGTTCCCGGTGCAATTAATATGCTGACTTATTTCTTCTTATTTGAACCTAGAGGAAAATATGCTATGTATCTTTGGATATATGTTGTTTGGGAATAAGACGATGATGTTTTTGAGGTTTGAGTAAGCTTTAGTCTGAACCAAAAGTTCTTGCTGTACATTTAGCTTGAAGCATTTGGTTGTTTAAGTAGCGATTGGGATTACAATGATCTTCTTTTAAACTGACCGTTGTGACACGAGAAAGTTTTGTCTTACACATGATTCTTTTATCTAGCTTTATTAATTAAAGTCGTATAAATTTCTTTTTGTATAAATTTCTTTCTCCTTGTTAAGAATAGTGTCTAATCCTtatctttactttttttttttttcatgagcaCCCTTGGGAGCGTTTGGAGTTATGGCAACTCCGGATTCTGCCCATATCAGAGAGCAGTCAACAACAGATTTATTCATTCATGTCTAGCCGTCCCCTACTATCGTGTCAAAAGAGTCCAAATTCTCTTCCTCTCTTCGAATACATAGCTTTGTATTAACATATATTATTTGGTGTTTATACCTTTGTCTAACATTTTTTGTTGGTTCGCACTTAACAATGCTTTGGTTTCTCGTTTATAAGAAAACTTGCAAAGGGTAAATTAAGTATAGTCGTAGATTTACTCCTTTCCCCTTTCACATCGAATTTAGCGTAATAACTTTGCCTAAGCGAGACTGGCACgccactgttttttttttttttttttttgttgaaaattGAATCTGTTATCATGTTATTTTAAATACGTTTTCCAGGTCATGGTAATTGGCGCTAAAGGAGCCTTGAACCCATATGAATTGCTTTACTGCTCAAAACAAAAATAATCTTTTTCCAGGTCTCGCTAGTAAATGGGGAGGGGACCCCAAAAATATGATTTTGCATAAGGATACGTGGTTTAAAGAGAAAATGTAGAAGTCAGATTTTCATGACTCATTTTATTACTAACGTGGAACGAGCTCAATTTTCTAAGTTTAACACAAGACTTCTATTAGGGCCAAGTATTTTCAAGAACCACAAGGTATATACTCTACTTTATATACAAAGATCCTATTTTACATGTATATAAACTATTCTTATTTTGAATACCTTTAATCATTTTCTCATCACATGCATACGCATGTACGTTCTATTATAAATACTTATCTTTAGTATACATTATATACGGCAATCATACTACACCTCATCTTCTAAAATATACATACGTACTCTTttgaaaataatatatatatattcctaatacATACAATTTTACATCTTGTCTTAATTGCTTTCCTTTATTATGGATGTACCAACATGCTATTTTCATACGCGCATACCGTACCTGTACTATCTTATTTTTATTAATTCCCTTAGTCGTATTTTCATTATATGTACACGTATAGTATCATCGTGTCATCATAACTATTTTTTAAGTATTCACCTAGGATATACTATCACGTATGTAGATTATTTTCTTATAGAAATATACATCTCCTTGTTCTATATGACACTTACTATTCTCATATAAAATAAATGTCATACATATTTTCCTCATGCACACATTAGCATTAATTACCTCCTTTATATATGTGCATTTATTCACATAGCTACAATTACGTTAAAAAtccctttttatacaaatagtttTGAGAGAGTAGTTTTTTTTCCGCAATTCTTTAAATAGGTGATAATAAGAAATAAATAATCCCCCCTCTAATATTAATTAAGTTAAGTTTAAAGACTGTTttcggataggctctgagggatgcttaataccttcccctcggggtaaataaaacccttacctaaaatctcacaggtttcaaagactaaaaatgaagtttattttttataaatggtttcctaatatttcctaaaatttggtggcgactctgaaaattttcaaaaccagaggaaacatagtcataagttgtgaactagttttaacccgttaaaaatagggcatgaCAGTGACAgctatttgattttcatggccaaacgcctactaagtgtcttagtttgactggacaCAGAGTTTGAGAAATATCGAGAGTCTTTTCAATTTTGTGAttctaaattaaagatgtatGCAGTGTAATATCTCCCCGAATTTTGTGATTTTACACTTGCCATGTAtggtgtttgaattgtcaacacaCTAAATATATAAAGAGGTATTTGGCCAAACTTATAGGAAAAATGACCAACCTCCTAGCATACATTACAGCTGCAGTCCACGGACTCAAGGACACTGCTGAGCGTCTTGCTGAAGAATTGAGTGGTAATGTTCCATCATTGCCACATGAGATGAAAGCATCTCTGTTGCTTCCCCCTACTCCAATCTTGGGTGGGGGAGACTGGCATCTATTGATGGTGACAAAAGGGATATTTGAAGGTTGGTCAGTATGCTACAGCCAGGGGTGGACATGAGGAGTATGAGGAGGCTGCAGATGATGATTGGGGTGAGTCACTGGCTATTGGTGACGTGGAAACTCTGCAGAATGAGGAAGGACAAGAAGAAAATGACAAAGATGGAGATGGGATCATGAGGATCCAGNNNNNNNNNNNNNNNNNNNNNNNNNNNNNNNNNNNNNNNNNNNNNNNNNNNNNNNNNNNNNNNNNNNNNNNNNNNNNNNNNNNNNNNNNNNNNNNNNNNNNNNNNNNNNNNNNNNNNNNNNNNNNNNNNNNNNNNNNNNNNNNNNNNNNNNNNNNNNNNTCTTCATACACCAAAGACTGCTTCAAATGCTCGCTCTTCCCTTTTTGTTATCCCAACCCCTGGCATGTCTGTGGCCCAGACTTGCGTCCAAAAATCATCTCTTGCTGCTGAACATGCGGCTGCTGGCAATTTCGACACTGCTATGCGGTTACTGACCCGACAACTAGGGATTAGGAACTTCTCTCCTTTAAAGCAGCTGTTTGCACTTCGTATGGGAAGCCACACACATCTGTGCCTTCTCCTCTGCACCAATTATCTCTTTGGCGATTGAGAGAGGTTGGAGTGAGTCAGCTAGTCCCAATGTGCGGGGTCCACCTGcccttgtctttaatttttgtcagcTGGAAGAAAAACTTAAAGCTGCATATAGGGCCACAGCTTGTGGGAAATTCTCTGATGCCCTTATATTATTCCTGAGCATTCTTCACACCATTCCCCTGATTgtggttgagtcgtgacaagaGGTGGATGAGGTCAAGGAATTGATTATCAAAGTGAAGGAGTACATTTTAGGTTTGCAGATGGAGCttaagaggaagaaattgaaagATAATCCTGTCCGTCAGCAGTAGTTAGCTGCCTATTTCACACACTGTAATCTGCAGCTTCCGCACTTGAGACTCGCATTACAGAATGCTATGACTATTTGCTTTAAGGCAAGCAATCTTAGCTCAGCGGCCAACTTTGCCAGGAGACTCTTGGAGACAAATCCAACCAATGAAAGCCAAGCTAAACAAGTCCGCCCGATTCTGCAAGCAGCTGAGAAAAATATGGGGGATGCTACAAAATTGAATTATTACTTTTGGAATTCTTTTGTTGTCTGTGGTGCAACATATGTCCCCATATACAGGGGCCAGAAGGATGTCACTTGCCCTTATTGTGCTACTCATTTTGTTCCATTCCAGCAAGGACAGCTTTGTACAGTTTGTGATCTTTCAGTAATAGGAGCAGATGCCTCTGGCTTACTTTGTTCACCTTCACAGGTAATAtaatttcggtttttttttttttgcacgttATTTCTTTTGGCCGTCATTCAGAAGCTTCCGATTCTACAATTAGAGTTATATCTTCTTACAGTCTAGATCTCTCTACCAATATGATCCAGCACCAGATAATAAAATAACTTACTGAAGAAAACTCAATCTCAGATAACATAATCTGATATATTCGACACATAAAAATTCAGTGGTTTTAACTTTCAACTATAGAGAAAACAGTTCTAGGATTTGAGCTCTAAAGTTGCTCTGAAGAACCTTTCATGAAGAACCAATAACCACAAAAATTCATAGAAATTGAGCCAGATTCCCTGGTTAAGTAACACGCACAAGTATTACTCCACATTCATTGCACGTTGATAACAAGTTCTTTTCCACAAATATGGAGACATCAATCACCGTCTGAAGATTAAAGCCATACAAAATTGTCCAAACCAAGACAAGAAATTCAATTGTCTTCCTGTTCAAAGTACACCAAAATTTAACAACACCActcaaattcttttaaaaaaaacaatgcCTCTACAAGGTTTTCATATGCTAATAAATCACTGCTAACTGTAGCGAATAAAACACAATGCTACTCCTATATACACcaaaaccaaaaagaaaagaacaCAACATAAAGAGAGTCAAAGAACAAAAACCTTTAGAACCAATTGATGTTACTATTACACAAAGGCATATAGCTCAGGAACAAAGGAAAACCATCTAAATCCACAGCTCCATTTATCAGGCAATGAAGGGCATTTTGGAAGCCAATGCCAAGTCCTTCTAGCAACCTTGTAATACAAAATCTCAGGCCAAGAATAGCAACAAACACAAATCAACCCTTTATGCCAAAAGCAATAAACATGTTCATAGTTGTGGTAACAAACTGATAAAAACTTCTTACAAATCAATTCTGGCACATTCTCAACATCCACCCAAATCTTGGAATTTTCATCCAATTCCCACAACTTCATGCTTCTTGAAATCCCATTACTTCCATTTCCACTAATCAAGTACAATTTCCTATCACCATCACTCACCAATCTAGCAAAAGCAAGCTCATTAGGCAGCGCAAAATTGGATCTTTGCCACTTCCCAGTATCAAGATCCATACATACTATAAAATAAGGCTCTGGGGTAATAAAATACAAATACCCTTTATAAAAAACACCTtcttgatgatgattttcatttaaaatcaGATCAAATCCTCCAAATTGACTCCAAGAATGAACCAAAGAATCATAGACAAAAACTTGGCTTGAAGATCCAACAGTAGACATCACAAAAAGCTTGTATCCATTATTACTTGAAGAAATCAAAGTTAGGGACTCAAAAGCAAAAGGCAAAGTTGGAAATTTAACAACCCTTGAAGTTCTTGCTAAAACATTTGTTATAATGAAAGAATTAGAACTTGGGCGAGTGAAACAAAGCAAACCATTAGAAGAAGATAAAAGAACAAATGAAGAAGATGGCAAAACAGGTGAAATACAAAGAGATAAATTTCTCCAGTTGTTGTGAACAGTGTCAAAAAGAGGGTACTGTCTTGGAAATTGTGGGTGTGAAAGtaagaaaaatgaagaaaaaggtgATGAATTAGAAGATTTAGGGGAGTGTTTGGAAATAAAAGGAGGTGAAAAAAGAAGAGTGTTGAAATGCTTACAAGTTGATCTGAGTTTCAAGAAAGTCTTTAATGGAAGAAATGAAAGCAAATATTCCAACACATCTTCTGGTAATTTACTCCATATCTTTGGATCCATTTGTTTTGATAATACCATCTTCTTGTTTTCCATTAATTGGGTACATAAATATTGATGAATATCAGTTGCAGCTCATCTTTATAAGTTGTATGTGTTCTGCTTATGTTTTTATGAAGAAGAAAACAAATGGACACTTTTGCGTTTGGTAAGCAACTAGATTTATTTTTGACAAATTCTTAACGTGATTTTCGAGGTGGAGAGACACATCTGGACAATTAATGAGATTGATGCTGGTACtgctccctccgtccatttttagtCGTTCATGTTTTGACTTGATAcgttaatttaaaaaataataaatttattATATCACtatttaaatataataagttTAATATTTTGAAAGCTGCACCAGAAAGTCagtataattaataataaggataaattattttttgatttttcaaaataaacaaatagaaataaatatttatttttaatatagtggATAAATAAAATTAGAAGGATGGGTATTGTTTAATTGAAAGGGAAAGTGGCCGTTGACTAGAAGATTGGAATTCCAAGTGTGAATAAGATGGCGAAGTTAGATCAATGCGAATTGGCCACATCTGCCATTTGTCTAATTTTGACAATCGAAATCTTATAATTTACTTCATTTATGTGATGAATATTGAATTGGAAAAAGGGCAAAATAGCAGTTGTTGCTGGGGCATGTAGTTTGTGATTTTTCTTGCTGTACTAATTGGAAAAACGAAAATAGGTTTAGCTACTCATTCTATTCTAATTTAGATGACATTCTTCAAATTTTGagagttaaattttttaattttgaccgtaaatttataaataaattttaaaatatttataaaatttatgtGTTTAGAAACTATGTAACAAATACTATAAGTCAAAATacttaacaattcaaaatatattTAAAAGACAGTTTAAAAAATGAATAGGGAAAAACTCGCTTGACTCTTGAAATTCAAgcgatgccacataaattgagacagaggaagtATTTATTAGATTAAAAATGTTCTATGTAATTTATAAAAGTATCTCAAGCTGTAGCAACCTTTATTCGAAGTTATAATTTTAAC
Coding sequences:
- the LOC132627772 gene encoding F-box/kelch-repeat protein At5g43190-like; this translates as MENKKMVLSKQMDPKIWSKLPEDVLEYLLSFLPLKTFLKLRSTCKHFNTLLFSPPFISKHSPKSSNSSPFSSFFLLSHPQFPRQYPLFDTVHNNWRNLSLCISPVLPSSSFVLLSSSNGLLCFTRPSSNSFIITNVLARTSRVVKFPTLPFAFESLTLISSSNNGYKLFVMSTVGSSSQVFVYDSLVHSWSQFGGFDLILNENHHQEGVFYKGYLYFITPEPYFIVCMDLDTGKWQRSNFALPNELAFARLVSDGDRKLYLISGNGSNGISRSMKLWELDENSKIWVDVENVPELICKKFLSVCYHNYEHVYCFWHKGLICVCCYSWPEILYYKVARRTWHWLPKCPSLPDKWSCGFRWFSFVPELYAFV